One window from the genome of Thermus sediminis encodes:
- the rpsF gene encoding 30S ribosomal protein S6, translated as MRRYEVNVILSPNLDQSQLALEKEIIGRALEAHGARVERVEEGMRRLAYPIAKDPQGYFLFYQVEMPEDRANALARELRLRDHVRRVLVVKREEPLLAKA; from the coding sequence ATGCGCAGGTACGAGGTCAACGTCATCCTGAGCCCCAACCTGGACCAATCCCAGCTCGCCCTGGAGAAGGAGATCATCGGCAGGGCCCTCGAGGCCCACGGGGCCAGGGTGGAGAGGGTGGAGGAGGGGATGCGCCGCCTGGCCTACCCCATCGCCAAGGACCCCCAGGGCTACTTCCTCTTCTACCAGGTGGAGATGCCCGAAGACCGGGCGAACGCCCTGGCCCGGGAGCTCCGCCTCCGCGACCACGTGCGCCGGGTGCTGGTGGTCAAAAGGGAGGAGCCCCTTTTGGCTAAGGCGTAA
- a CDS encoding Na+/H+ antiporter subunit E — translation MSVFFLLNLLLALIWAAISGSVSATNLSIGFLVGYVLIWLADPLLGSGRYARQVFVVLGFLAFFVKELVLSSLRVARDVLSLDYERRVSPGIVAIPLDLKSNLAITLLANTISLTPGTLSLDVSEEDRVLYIHSMYVSSPEAVREEIKGELERRVREVVGG, via the coding sequence ATGAGCGTGTTTTTCCTCCTCAACCTGCTCCTGGCCTTGATCTGGGCGGCGATAAGCGGTTCGGTCAGCGCCACAAACCTGTCCATCGGGTTTCTGGTGGGCTACGTCCTCATATGGTTAGCTGACCCCCTTCTGGGCTCAGGGCGGTACGCCAGACAGGTTTTCGTGGTGCTGGGCTTCCTGGCTTTCTTCGTCAAAGAGCTGGTCCTCTCCAGCCTCCGCGTGGCCCGGGACGTGCTTTCCCTGGACTACGAGAGGAGGGTCAGCCCGGGGATCGTCGCCATTCCCTTGGACCTCAAGAGCAACCTGGCCATCACCCTGTTGGCCAACACCATCTCCCTCACCCCGGGGACGCTGTCCTTAGACGTTTCCGAAGAAGATCGGGTGCTCTACATCCACTCCATGTACGTGTCCTCCCCGGAGGCGGTGCGGGAAGAGATCAAGGGTGAGCTGGAGCGGAGGGTGCGGGAGGTGGTGGGCGGATGA
- a CDS encoding single-stranded DNA-binding protein, whose translation MARGLNRVFLIGTLTARPDMRYTPGGLAVLDLSLAGQDALTDESGQEREIPWYHRVRLLGRQAEMWGDLLEKGQPLFVEGRLEYRQWERDGERRSEVQVRADFIDLLEARGRETQEDARGQPRLRRALNQVILMGNLTRDPDLRYTPQGTAVVRLGLAVNERRRGQNEEERTHFVEVQAWRELAEWASELTKGDGLLVIGRLVNDSWTSSSGERRFQTRVEAQRLERPTRGPAQAGGSRPPKVQTGGVDIDEGLEDFPPEEDLPF comes from the coding sequence ATGGCAAGAGGCCTGAACCGAGTCTTCCTCATCGGCACCCTGACCGCCCGTCCCGACATGAGGTACACCCCGGGGGGGCTCGCTGTCTTGGACCTGAGCCTGGCGGGCCAGGACGCCCTCACGGACGAGTCTGGTCAGGAGAGGGAGATCCCCTGGTACCACCGGGTGCGCCTCCTCGGCCGCCAGGCGGAGATGTGGGGGGATCTCCTGGAGAAGGGCCAGCCCCTCTTCGTGGAGGGCCGCTTGGAGTACCGCCAGTGGGAAAGGGATGGGGAGCGGCGGAGCGAGGTCCAGGTCCGGGCGGACTTCATTGACCTCCTCGAGGCCCGGGGCCGGGAGACCCAGGAGGACGCCCGGGGCCAGCCCAGGCTCCGCCGGGCCCTCAACCAGGTGATCCTCATGGGCAACCTCACCCGGGACCCCGACCTCCGCTACACCCCCCAGGGGACGGCGGTGGTGCGCTTGGGCCTGGCGGTGAACGAGCGCCGCCGGGGCCAGAACGAGGAGGAGAGGACCCACTTCGTGGAGGTTCAGGCCTGGCGCGAGCTGGCCGAGTGGGCTTCGGAGCTCACCAAGGGCGATGGGCTTCTGGTTATCGGCCGTTTGGTCAACGACTCCTGGACGAGCTCCAGCGGAGAGCGGCGCTTCCAGACCCGCGTGGAGGCCCAGAGGCTGGAGCGTCCCACCCGTGGGCCTGCCCAAGCCGGCGGAAGCAGGCCCCCTAAGGTCCAGACGGGTGGGGTAGACATCGACGAAGGGCTAGAAGACTTCCCGCCGGAGGAGGATTTGCCGTTTTGA
- a CDS encoding monovalent cation/H+ antiporter complex subunit F: MILSPLALALWLTFAVLSLSLLLSLVRAIRGPTLPDRVVALDLIMAVAVAFAAAYAVFAEDARFLDFAIALALIAFLSTLAFARYLEWRGEDA; encoded by the coding sequence ATGATCCTCTCTCCCCTTGCCCTGGCCCTTTGGCTGACCTTCGCCGTCCTCTCCCTTTCCCTGCTCCTTTCGTTGGTGCGGGCCATCCGGGGACCCACGCTGCCGGACCGGGTGGTGGCCCTGGACCTGATCATGGCCGTGGCCGTGGCCTTCGCTGCCGCCTACGCCGTCTTTGCCGAGGACGCCCGCTTCCTGGACTTCGCCATCGCCCTGGCCCTCATCGCCTTCCTGAGCACCCTGGCCTTCGCCCGCTACCTGGAATGGAGGGGTGAGGATGCTTGA
- the rpsR gene encoding 30S ribosomal protein S18: MSTKNAKPKKEAQKRPSRKAKVKATLGEFDLKDYRNAEVLRRFLSETGKILPRRRTGLSAKEQRILAKSIKRARILGLLPFTEKLVRK; the protein is encoded by the coding sequence TTGAGCACGAAAAACGCCAAACCCAAGAAGGAGGCGCAAAAGCGCCCCTCCAGGAAGGCCAAGGTCAAGGCCACCCTGGGGGAGTTTGACCTGAAGGACTACCGGAACGCCGAGGTGCTGAGGCGGTTCCTGTCGGAGACGGGGAAGATCCTTCCCCGCCGCCGCACAGGGCTTTCCGCTAAGGAGCAGCGGATCCTGGCCAAGTCCATCAAGCGGGCCAGGATCCTGGGGCTTCTCCCCTTCACGGAGAAGCTGGTGCGGAAATAG
- the mnhG gene encoding monovalent cation/H(+) antiporter subunit G: MLELLVALLLLAGAFFVLVAALGVLRFPDLLMRMHASTKAGTLGVGLIVLAAVAHFGELGITAKGLVGVFFILLTAPVGAHVIARAAYLVGVRLWEKTVVNERDGGQGEEAPRLARGKGPGSTEEKK, from the coding sequence ATGCTTGAGCTTCTCGTTGCCCTCCTCCTCCTAGCTGGGGCCTTCTTCGTCCTGGTGGCGGCGCTGGGCGTCCTGCGCTTTCCTGACCTCCTCATGCGCATGCACGCCTCCACCAAGGCCGGTACCCTTGGGGTGGGGCTCATCGTGTTGGCGGCGGTGGCGCATTTCGGGGAGCTGGGGATCACCGCCAAGGGGTTGGTGGGGGTTTTCTTCATCCTGCTCACCGCTCCGGTGGGGGCCCACGTGATCGCCCGCGCCGCCTACCTCGTCGGCGTGCGCCTTTGGGAGAAGACCGTGGTCAACGAGCGGGATGGGGGCCAGGGAGAGGAGGCCCCCCGCCTGGCCCGCGGCAAGGGGCCGGGGTCCACGGAGGAGAAGAAATAG
- the rplI gene encoding 50S ribosomal protein L9 — protein MKVILLEPLENLGDVGQVVDVRPGYARNYLLPRGLAVLATEGNLKALEARIRAQAKRLAERKAEAERLKEILENLTLTIPVRAGENKIYGSVTAKDIAEALSRQHGIAIDPKRLGLERPIKELGEYVLTYKPHPEVPISLKVSVVAQ, from the coding sequence GTGAAGGTCATCCTGTTGGAACCCCTGGAGAACCTGGGCGACGTGGGCCAGGTGGTGGACGTGAGGCCGGGCTACGCCAGGAACTACCTCCTGCCCCGGGGCCTGGCGGTTTTGGCCACGGAGGGCAACCTCAAGGCCCTCGAGGCCAGGATCCGCGCCCAGGCCAAGCGCCTGGCGGAGAGGAAGGCGGAGGCCGAGCGGCTCAAGGAGATCCTGGAAAACCTCACCCTCACCATCCCGGTGCGGGCGGGGGAGAACAAGATCTACGGCTCCGTCACCGCCAAGGACATCGCCGAGGCCCTCTCCCGCCAGCACGGCATCGCCATTGACCCCAAGCGCCTCGGCCTGGAGAGGCCCATCAAAGAGCTCGGGGAGTACGTCCTCACCTACAAGCCCCACCCCGAGGTGCCCATTAGCCTCAAGGTGAGCGTGGTGGCCCAGTAA